In the Syntrophorhabdus sp. genome, one interval contains:
- a CDS encoding aldo/keto reductase — MGLGGEGLLRSHGRDKEAYTLINKALDLGINYFECARAYDGSEEYYGKALRERRRDIFLAGKSHARTREGALEHLHETLRNLKTDHLDLWQIHDVRTIEDVEGIFAVGGAIDAFAEAREKGLARFIGVTGHQSPLVIGECLRRFDFDTVLLPVNPAEASQRSFLEEMLPLTERQDVGIIGMKIYVRGFTSKLAFYTSMETFFRYALSQPIATAIIGCDDLEQLEQNVYFARSFKPMDWEQQDGFVEAVAPHARELLYYKE; from the coding sequence ATGGGCCTTGGCGGAGAGGGTCTTCTTCGTTCCCATGGACGGGACAAAGAGGCGTACACTCTCATCAACAAGGCGCTCGACCTGGGCATCAACTATTTCGAATGCGCCCGAGCCTACGACGGCAGCGAGGAATATTACGGCAAAGCGCTCAGGGAGCGCAGGAGGGACATCTTTCTCGCGGGCAAGTCACACGCAAGGACGAGGGAAGGTGCTCTCGAGCATCTTCACGAGACCCTGCGCAACCTGAAGACGGACCACCTGGACCTCTGGCAGATACACGATGTCAGGACGATCGAGGACGTGGAAGGGATCTTCGCCGTGGGGGGTGCCATCGATGCTTTCGCGGAAGCGAGGGAAAAGGGCCTCGCCCGGTTCATCGGCGTCACCGGCCATCAGAGCCCGTTGGTTATCGGGGAATGTCTCAGGCGTTTCGATTTCGATACCGTGCTTCTCCCCGTCAATCCCGCCGAGGCCTCGCAGAGGAGCTTTCTTGAGGAGATGCTTCCTCTGACGGAGCGGCAGGATGTGGGTATCATCGGTATGAAGATATACGTGCGGGGTTTCACGTCCAAACTCGCGTTCTACACGTCGATGGAGACCTTCTTCCGTTACGCTCTTTCTCAACCCATCGCCACCGCCATCATCGGTTGCGACGACCTGGAGCAACTCGAACAGAACGTCTACTTCGCCCGTTCCTTCAAACCGATGGATTGGGAACAGCAGGACGGTTTCGTCGAGGCCGTCGCACCCCACGCGCGGGAGCTCCTCTATTACAAGGAATAG